TTGTCGGATGGGAACGCATACGCATCGATGCCGCGAACCGTGTAGGTGAAACCGGGCCAGAACTGTCTTTGGTAGCGGAGCCCGAGCTTCAGCGTGAAGTTCGACGTCAGGCGCCAGTCGTCCTGCGCGAACAGCGAGAGATCGCTCACCTTGTAGCTGTTGACCGGATTGCCGTAGCCCTGCACGTAGGCCGCCGGCAGGCCCAGCGCGACCGCTTGAATCGCGTTGATGACGGGAAACGGCAGGCCGAACAGGGCGCCCGGCAGCGCCGCGGCGAAGATGTAGCGGCCACCAAAGTGCAGCGGCAGGGCTTCGTCCCGGTTGTCGATCGAGCTGAAGTCAAGGCCAGCCTTGAACTGATGGTCGCCCACATAATAGCTGGCGGTATCGATGATCTGTGCGCGCCGGCTGTGCCGCGGCTGCGGCGTGAAGCGCTGACGGCCGACGCTGGCAAACCCGGTGACCTCGAGCGTCGGGCCGCCCTGATCGTTGGCGGTGCACGGGCCCAGGCATCGCGGGTCGAGCGAGTTGACGTTCTGATCGCGCTTCGCGTACTGCACCCGCAACTCGTTGACGAACCGCATGCCGCTCACTTTGGTGTGCGACGCGGCCGCCATGTAGTCCGTGCTGTCGAGCGAGGCGCCGCGGCTGCGTGCCGTCTGACCGCCCCAGGCCTCGATGTTCTCATTGAACGCGTCCGCGTAGTTGAAGCGCACCGCCAGGTTCTGGTCCTGGGTCAGCTGCTGATCGACCTTGGCCAGGAACTGATTGCCCTTGACCGTGTAGGGGACGTTCCCCGTCTCAACGACAAACCCGGCACGCTCGAGAATCTGCTTCGGCGTGCCGAGAGCGGTCGGGCCCAGCATCACCACGTTGCGATCGTCAATGGTGACGAAGTTGTTGGTGTCAACGTCGAGCCGTTCGAACGACAGGAAGTAGAAGCTCTTGTCCCGCCTGACCGGTCCGCCGAGGGTGAAACCAAACTGCTTCTGGCCGTACGACGCCTTGTCGCGATCGATCGCATTGGCGGCGGAATCGAACTTCTCGAAGTGCTCTTTCGCGTTGAGCGCCTCGTCGCGAAAATACCCAAACAGGTTGCCCGCCAGCCGGTTGGTGCCGCTCTTGGTCACGATGTTGACGACGCCGCCCGACGCCTTGCCGAATTCAGCCGAGTAGGAATTGGTGAGGACCTGAAATTCGCGGACCGCCTCCTGACTGAAGGTCGCGCGCACGGCGCCGACCGCGGCGTCGTTGTTGTCGACGCCGTCCACCGTGATGTTGTTCGAGCGCGCGCGCTGGCCCGCGAAGGTCAGGCCGGAGGTCGCCGAGGCGCCCTGCTGCGGCGTGCGATCGGTCGTCACGCCCGGCGTGATGACCGAAAACGAGATGAAGTTGCGGCCGTTGATCGGCAGGCTTTCGATCTGCTGTTGCGACACGACGGTGGCGACGGCCGTCTTCTGGGTGTCGACCAGCGGCGCTTCCGCAACCACGGTAACCTGCTCCTGCGCACCCGAGACGGTCAGCGTGAACTCGACGTCAACGGCGGAGCCGAGCGCCAACTGAACGCCCTCACGCGCCTGCGGCGAGAACCCCTGGAGCTCGGCGCGAAGGCGGTAGATCCCGGGCGGCAGCGCCAGCACCGCGAAGCGGCCGTCGCCGGACGTGACGGCCGTGCGGACGAGCCCCGTGTCGGCATTGGTCACGGTCACCGTGACGCCCGGCAGCACCGCCTGCGATTGGTCGTAGACCACGCCACTGAGGTCCGCGCTGGTCGACCGTGTTTGAGCGAATGCCGTTCCCGAGATGATGAGGACCGTGACCAGGGCCAGGGCGAGCGATACAGCGCAAGAGCGGTTCACCATGGGCGCCTCCTCAGGCAGCTGCGAAATCAGACGCCTCAACGCGAACACCGCGCGGCGGCGACGGTTCCGATCGACAGAATTAGGGTGAAGACATTGTAACGCCCGCCACGCCGCTCCGAACCAGGCGAACGTAGTCGGGTCGATCGGCCGGGGACTGGTGTCGATACTCGGCCAGGATGGCACGCCCCTGCACAACAAAGACGCCCGGCAATTGACGCATCAGTTCGGCCGGCTGGGTGCCGAACCCGTGCGACAGGGCGCACACCGCACCGCGCGCCCACACCACCGGATCCACCAGGGCCGCGGCCCCGGTTCGGCCCAGCCCGAACGCGCGATAGTGTTCGAGCCCGGGATCGCTGACGTGAACCACGTCGGCCAGGCCGTATCTCGCGAACCAGGGTGCCGCTTCGTCCGGAGGGGCGCCGTGAATGAACGCCACGCGGACGCCCGCCGCATCGAGCTGGGGTTTGACGGCGGCGACGTCGGCCATCGCCTCGCGGCAGAAGGTGCAGCCAAACGAGCGCAGCAACACCACGAGCACCGGCGCGGTGGCCGGCAAGCCGCGAAGGGGCGACCCTTGCGGCAGGTCGATTACGCCGTGGCCAGGGCCTTGGCCGCCCATTGCTCCAACTTGCGCCCGTCCTCGTAGAACCGGCGGATGCCGTCCGACAACTTCTCCACCGCCATCGCGTCCTGGTTGTGGAGCCAGCGGTAGGTCTTCTCGTCAAGCGTGATCTTCTCCTCGGCCGAGGATCGCGCGGCCTCGGGCGTCAGCCGCGGCGTGATCGCGCCATCGGCCTGCTGCAGTACCTCGAGCAGATCCGGGCTGATGGTGAGCAGGTCGCAGCCGGCCAGGTGCACGATCTGATCGACCTTGCGGAAGCTGGCGCCCATCACCTGGGTCCGATACCCGTACTTCTTGTAGTAGTGATAAATGCGGGTGACCGACGAGACGCCGGGATCCTCGTCGGCGGGAATCTCGGCGCCGCGCTCCTTGCGGTAGTAGTC
This sequence is a window from Vicinamibacterales bacterium. Protein-coding genes within it:
- a CDS encoding SelL-related redox protein gives rise to the protein MGGQGPGHGVIDLPQGSPLRGLPATAPVLVVLLRSFGCTFCREAMADVAAVKPQLDAAGVRVAFIHGAPPDEAAPWFARYGLADVVHVSDPGLEHYRAFGLGRTGAAALVDPVVWARGAVCALSHGFGTQPAELMRQLPGVFVVQGRAILAEYRHQSPADRPDYVRLVRSGVAGVTMSSP
- a CDS encoding carboxypeptidase regulatory-like domain-containing protein encodes the protein MVNRSCAVSLALALVTVLIISGTAFAQTRSTSADLSGVVYDQSQAVLPGVTVTVTNADTGLVRTAVTSGDGRFAVLALPPGIYRLRAELQGFSPQAREGVQLALGSAVDVEFTLTVSGAQEQVTVVAEAPLVDTQKTAVATVVSQQQIESLPINGRNFISFSVITPGVTTDRTPQQGASATSGLTFAGQRARSNNITVDGVDNNDAAVGAVRATFSQEAVREFQVLTNSYSAEFGKASGGVVNIVTKSGTNRLAGNLFGYFRDEALNAKEHFEKFDSAANAIDRDKASYGQKQFGFTLGGPVRRDKSFYFLSFERLDVDTNNFVTIDDRNVVMLGPTALGTPKQILERAGFVVETGNVPYTVKGNQFLAKVDQQLTQDQNLAVRFNYADAFNENIEAWGGQTARSRGASLDSTDYMAAASHTKVSGMRFVNELRVQYAKRDQNVNSLDPRCLGPCTANDQGGPTLEVTGFASVGRQRFTPQPRHSRRAQIIDTASYYVGDHQFKAGLDFSSIDNRDEALPLHFGGRYIFAAALPGALFGLPFPVINAIQAVALGLPAAYVQGYGNPVNSYKVSDLSLFAQDDWRLTSNFTLKLGLRYQRQFWPGFTYTVRGIDAYAFPSDNNNVAPRLSFAWDPIGDRKTSVHGAYGIFFDNHMTALAGITNLVNGDTNVRTLVAQLPNPLPIGAWNAPGRRLPEAAVGTYPSLEISIDPGLKTPYAHHGSVGIDRELAGQLALSANFVYARGLEQVGTIDYNPIVPALGAGRRPEDVNGVPGTSASILQYTSFGETWYRALTVSASKRFSRRHQFLASYTLSTAEDNSTDYQSAFVPENNGRGRNREDLLGVPVGFNPDLERGPSTQDQRHRFVLSGLVVAPGDVQLSSIVTVASGRPYNILAGADLNGDGNGGAFPPDRARTAPADAASSVGRNRGTMPNQATVDLRVSRRFRLAGRASVDGIFEVFNLLNRTNYTEINNIFGTGAYPGTPLQTFGQFTQAASPLQVQLALKVSF